A genomic window from Fibrobacterota bacterium includes:
- a CDS encoding phenylalanine--tRNA ligase subunit beta, which yields MKASLNWLKRLVDLTETPSEIEAHLTAVGLEVEEWCAVHELPGVVVGEVRRCEKVEGTKLSQCVVWDGANELPLVCGAPNVRAGLKVALATVGCVLPGGLEIKPAKIRGMESQGMLCADDELGLGEGHEGILELDPALRAGESFSKATGIADVLFEINVTPNRPDGTGHLGLARELALRLGRPLRNPLEGVNLPAASGPATVPVSIEAGCGCTRYVGRSIRGVKDGTSPAWMQNLLRTVGLRSISALVDITNFVLLEIGQPLHAFDLAKLRGGRLDVRGAKAGETLTVLDGRNLTLQPGDLVIADAQGPQCLGGVMGGADSGVSATTTEIFLETARFVPASVRFLARRTQCASDSSYRFERGVDPFATRAVSDYATSLVLSICGGTSEDVQDLSTSEHPTGKSRVRLRNSRVASLLGMDVPTATVKQLLTGIGCREVATESDAVVWELPGWRPDIFGEADLVEEIARLVGYDNIPTAFPSFPVAAVRLPAKEKWTRRIRRAFASRGLAETLSMRLAAQADQDRLRLDPADPRAKLVALVNPLSDETACLPRLAVANLLKAAVRNARRQERSVRLFECGKVFGRDLPESFANHRTTGIGEASRLAGLVTGPWSDRSWTGTETDSDLWKAKGVLEGALLELGLVPAFAQGTKEPFLHDGRQARVSVAGRELGYFGEIHPLVQEDMGLKTPVHVWELDLDALVGLLDGASAAQSVRIGDFPGTSRELNAVVDRLRQASDVVDAVCALDVAKNELVESVKLVSVYEGAGVPQGHKAVLVRVSYRSADRTPTDTEVNAIQDGIRQGISSLAGFALK from the coding sequence ATGAAGGCGAGCTTGAACTGGCTGAAACGACTGGTCGACCTCACCGAGACTCCATCTGAGATCGAAGCGCACCTGACGGCCGTGGGCCTCGAGGTGGAGGAGTGGTGCGCGGTCCATGAACTTCCCGGGGTCGTGGTGGGCGAAGTTCGCCGCTGCGAGAAGGTGGAAGGCACCAAGCTTTCGCAGTGCGTGGTTTGGGATGGCGCCAACGAACTTCCGCTGGTCTGCGGGGCGCCCAACGTGCGTGCCGGATTGAAGGTGGCCCTGGCCACAGTGGGTTGCGTCCTTCCCGGCGGTTTGGAGATCAAGCCCGCCAAGATCCGCGGCATGGAATCGCAGGGGATGCTCTGTGCCGACGACGAACTGGGTCTGGGCGAAGGCCACGAGGGGATTTTGGAACTGGATCCCGCGCTTCGTGCGGGAGAATCCTTCTCCAAGGCCACGGGCATCGCCGACGTCTTGTTCGAAATCAACGTCACCCCCAACCGCCCCGATGGCACCGGTCATCTGGGCTTGGCTCGCGAGCTGGCCTTGCGTTTGGGCAGGCCCTTGCGCAATCCCCTGGAAGGTGTGAACCTGCCTGCCGCTTCTGGACCAGCCACGGTGCCGGTCAGCATCGAGGCGGGATGCGGATGCACCCGCTACGTGGGACGCTCCATCCGCGGCGTCAAGGACGGCACCTCGCCGGCTTGGATGCAAAACCTCTTGCGGACCGTGGGCCTGCGGTCCATTTCCGCGTTGGTGGACATCACCAACTTCGTGCTGCTGGAAATCGGCCAACCTCTGCATGCCTTCGACCTCGCCAAGTTGCGCGGGGGCAGGCTGGATGTGCGCGGCGCCAAGGCGGGCGAGACCCTCACCGTGCTGGATGGACGGAATCTGACGCTCCAGCCCGGCGATCTGGTGATCGCCGACGCCCAAGGCCCGCAGTGCCTGGGCGGCGTGATGGGCGGAGCCGATTCGGGCGTGTCCGCCACCACCACCGAAATCTTCCTGGAAACCGCCCGGTTCGTTCCCGCTTCGGTCCGGTTCCTGGCCCGTCGCACCCAATGCGCGTCGGACAGCTCCTACCGCTTCGAACGCGGCGTGGACCCGTTTGCGACCCGTGCGGTCTCCGATTACGCGACCTCGCTGGTCCTTTCCATCTGCGGGGGGACTTCCGAGGACGTACAGGATCTGTCCACTTCCGAGCACCCGACCGGAAAATCGCGGGTACGGCTGCGGAATTCCCGCGTCGCGAGCCTCTTGGGCATGGATGTGCCCACGGCCACCGTCAAGCAGCTCCTGACAGGAATTGGTTGCCGCGAGGTGGCCACCGAATCCGACGCGGTCGTTTGGGAACTCCCCGGCTGGCGTCCCGACATCTTCGGCGAAGCCGACCTGGTGGAGGAAATCGCGCGATTGGTGGGATACGACAACATCCCCACCGCCTTCCCTTCCTTCCCGGTCGCCGCGGTGCGCCTGCCCGCCAAGGAAAAATGGACCCGACGCATCCGCCGGGCCTTTGCCTCGCGCGGTTTGGCGGAAACGCTTTCCATGCGCTTGGCCGCCCAAGCCGATCAAGACCGTTTGCGGTTGGATCCTGCCGATCCGCGCGCCAAGCTGGTGGCCCTGGTCAATCCGCTGTCGGATGAAACCGCCTGCCTGCCGCGCTTGGCCGTCGCCAACCTTCTCAAGGCCGCCGTTCGCAATGCGCGTCGCCAGGAACGCTCCGTGCGTCTGTTCGAATGCGGCAAGGTGTTCGGGCGCGATCTGCCGGAATCCTTTGCGAACCATCGGACCACCGGAATCGGCGAAGCCAGCCGTCTGGCCGGACTGGTGACCGGGCCCTGGAGCGATCGTTCCTGGACGGGTACGGAGACGGATTCCGACCTATGGAAGGCCAAGGGAGTGTTGGAAGGAGCTCTGCTGGAGCTGGGCCTTGTGCCCGCTTTCGCCCAAGGTACCAAGGAGCCGTTCCTCCACGATGGCCGCCAGGCGCGGGTTTCGGTTGCAGGGCGCGAGCTTGGGTACTTCGGGGAAATCCATCCGCTGGTCCAGGAAGACATGGGACTGAAAACTCCCGTCCATGTCTGGGAACTGGATCTGGATGCGTTGGTTGGCTTGCTGGACGGCGCTTCGGCAGCCCAGTCGGTGCGCATCGGCGACTTCCCGGGCACAAGCCGCGAGCTCAATGCGGTGGTGGATCGTCTTCGGCAGGCCTCGGATGTCGTGGATGCCGTCTGCGCTCTGGACGTGGCCAAAAACGAGCTGGTGGAGTCGGTGAAACTGGTGTCGGTCTACGAAGGCGCCGGTGTGCCGCAGGGCCACAAGGCGGTTTTGGTGCGTGTTTCCTATCGCTCCGCCGACCGCACGCCCACCGACACCGAGGTCAACGCCATCCAGGACGGAATCCGCCAAGGAATCTCGTCGTTGGCCGGTTTCGCGCTGAAGTAG
- the rplT gene encoding 50S ribosomal protein L20, producing the protein MPRATQRVPSRNRRKKIIAAAAGYFGRKKNVFKLAKMAVDRARQYAYRDRRDKKGQARRLWVVRINAAARICGTTYSRLIAALLKAQIELDRKVLADLAVSDMAAFKRVVEVAKVA; encoded by the coding sequence ATGCCTAGAGCGACACAGCGGGTTCCGTCCCGCAACCGCCGCAAGAAGATCATTGCTGCCGCCGCCGGATACTTCGGCCGCAAGAAGAACGTTTTCAAGCTCGCCAAGATGGCCGTGGATCGTGCTCGCCAGTACGCCTACCGCGACCGTCGCGACAAGAAGGGTCAGGCTCGCCGCCTGTGGGTCGTGCGTATCAACGCCGCCGCTCGCATCTGCGGGACCACCTACAGCCGCTTGATCGCCGCTCTTCTCAAGGCACAGATCGAACTCGACCGCAAGGTCCTGGCCGATCTCGCCGTCTCCGACATGGCCGCTTTCAAGCGCGTCGTCGAGGTCGCGAAGGTCGCCTAA
- the rpmI gene encoding 50S ribosomal protein L35 has translation MPKMKSLSSAKKRFRVKSSGKVKCKQTKMRHLQKNKSQKLKRNLRQGDYVDASDRHRIDVQLPYA, from the coding sequence ATGCCTAAGATGAAGTCCCTCTCCAGCGCGAAGAAGCGCTTCCGGGTCAAGAGCTCCGGAAAGGTCAAGTGCAAGCAGACCAAAATGCGCCACTTGCAGAAGAACAAGAGCCAGAAGCTCAAGCGCAACCTGCGCCAAGGCGACTACGTGGACGCTTCGGATCGTCATCGCATTGACGTCCAGCTTCCTTACGCGTAA
- the pheS gene encoding phenylalanine--tRNA ligase subunit alpha translates to MNPLDEVRSAWASLASEINAAGEQQLAELRSRFLGKKGEISGLMRHLGALPADEKPTYGAAVQALRQMVESTLDRFQEQLRSGALQARLENERLDLSLAGDRSEPGTLHPLLALRDEILDLFVGMGFEIADAPEIDTEWFNFSALNMPDDHPARDMQDTFFLEKEALKDSVVLRTHTSNYQIHAMRDRKPPFRLLHCGQVYRCDADATHAPMFCQVEGLVLDQGISFAHLKATIYTMVRALYGQGAVLRFRPSFFPFTEPSAEMDVDCRSVGLDRDGWMEIGGCGMVNPNVLVNGDIDPESFQGFAFGFGLDRMAMLRHGIKDIGLLTAGDMRFLRQFKGLA, encoded by the coding sequence ATGAATCCGCTTGACGAAGTCCGGTCCGCCTGGGCTTCGCTCGCGTCCGAGATCAACGCAGCCGGTGAGCAACAACTTGCCGAGCTGCGTTCTCGTTTCTTGGGCAAAAAGGGCGAAATCTCCGGCCTCATGCGTCATCTGGGAGCACTTCCAGCCGACGAAAAGCCCACGTACGGAGCCGCCGTCCAGGCCTTGCGCCAGATGGTGGAATCGACCTTGGATCGCTTCCAGGAACAGTTGCGATCAGGTGCCCTGCAGGCGCGTCTGGAAAACGAGCGACTGGATCTGTCGCTTGCCGGCGACCGATCCGAACCGGGAACGCTCCATCCTCTCCTGGCCTTGCGCGATGAGATCCTGGATCTGTTCGTGGGGATGGGCTTCGAGATCGCCGATGCGCCGGAAATTGACACCGAATGGTTCAATTTCTCCGCGCTGAACATGCCCGACGACCACCCCGCCCGCGACATGCAGGACACATTCTTCCTGGAAAAAGAGGCTCTGAAGGATTCTGTCGTGTTGCGCACGCACACGTCCAACTACCAGATCCACGCCATGCGTGATCGGAAGCCGCCGTTTCGCCTGCTCCACTGCGGGCAGGTCTACCGCTGCGACGCGGACGCGACCCATGCTCCCATGTTCTGCCAGGTGGAAGGACTGGTGCTGGACCAGGGCATTTCATTCGCCCACCTGAAAGCCACCATCTACACCATGGTCCGGGCCTTGTACGGACAGGGAGCCGTGTTGCGGTTCCGCCCCAGCTTCTTCCCGTTCACCGAGCCCTCCGCCGAGATGGACGTGGATTGCCGTTCGGTGGGACTGGATCGCGACGGTTGGATGGAGATCGGCGGCTGCGGAATGGTGAACCCCAATGTGTTGGTCAACGGTGACATCGATCCGGAATCCTTCCAAGGCTTCGCTTTCGGATTCGGCCTGGATCGCATGGCCATGTTGCGCCACGGCATCAAGGACATCGGGCTTCTGACCGCAGGCGACATGCGTTTTCTGCGGCAATTCAAAGGATTGGCGTAA
- a CDS encoding DUF47 domain-containing protein: MFKLIPTDEKFFDMFSQSADLFLKGAGLLREIARDNSLLKPNAMKLERLEHDADQITHEVLVRLDRSFITPIDREDIHRLALSLDDCMDTMEAATDHMVLYGIKETTEPVKFLAEYIESQAAQIVAMLPLVKKLKWDLVRPFCIEINRLENEADRVTRQALGDLFTPGIDVLDVIRWRDIYELLEGTTDKAEDVAGIVEGIVLKHG; encoded by the coding sequence ATGTTCAAGCTGATTCCCACCGACGAAAAGTTCTTCGACATGTTCAGCCAGTCGGCTGATCTGTTCCTCAAAGGCGCCGGCCTCCTGCGCGAGATCGCCCGCGACAACTCCTTGTTGAAGCCCAACGCCATGAAGCTGGAGCGCTTGGAGCACGACGCCGACCAGATCACCCACGAGGTGCTGGTGCGTTTGGATCGCAGCTTCATCACCCCCATCGACCGCGAAGACATCCACCGTCTGGCGTTGTCCCTGGACGATTGCATGGACACCATGGAAGCGGCCACCGACCACATGGTGCTGTACGGCATCAAGGAAACCACCGAGCCGGTGAAGTTCCTGGCCGAATACATCGAGTCCCAGGCCGCGCAGATCGTGGCCATGCTCCCGCTGGTCAAGAAGCTCAAGTGGGACCTGGTCCGCCCGTTCTGCATCGAGATCAATCGCCTTGAAAACGAAGCCGACCGCGTGACCCGCCAAGCCCTGGGCGATCTGTTCACACCGGGCATCGACGTGCTGGACGTGATCCGCTGGCGCGACATCTACGAGTTGCTCGAAGGCACCACGGACAAGGCCGAAGACGTCGCGGGAATCGTCGAAGGCATCGTCCTGAAGCACGGGTAA
- a CDS encoding inorganic phosphate transporter: MLLTLLIVVVILALVFDYINGMHDTANSIATVVSTRVLSPRNAIIMAASLNFVGALWSDKVAMTIGKGIVDPSVVNQTTVMAALIAAITWNLITWYFGIPSSSSHALIGGVIGAATASVGMGKLHPEGIIKVVKGLIFSPIIGGGIAFLIMLGILWSCRNVPPGKSNRWFKALQMVSASIMAFSHGMGDAQKSMGIIVMALLASNYMDPSHVYLPMWVRLTCGIAMALGTASGGWRIIKTLGHKMIKLQPVHGFAAEAAASTVILTASSWGVPVSTTHSISGAIMGVGMTRRLNSVRWDVAGQMVFAWVLTIPATALIAFTSQKLLALVL; this comes from the coding sequence ATGCTTCTCACACTCCTCATCGTCGTTGTCATCCTGGCCTTGGTGTTCGATTACATCAACGGCATGCACGACACCGCCAACTCCATCGCGACGGTGGTGTCCACGCGCGTTCTTTCGCCGCGCAACGCCATCATCATGGCTGCCTCGCTGAACTTCGTGGGCGCGCTGTGGTCGGACAAGGTGGCCATGACCATCGGCAAAGGGATCGTGGATCCCTCGGTGGTCAACCAGACCACCGTGATGGCCGCTCTGATCGCCGCCATCACCTGGAACCTCATCACCTGGTACTTCGGAATTCCCTCCAGTTCATCGCATGCCTTGATCGGCGGCGTGATCGGCGCGGCCACCGCCAGCGTTGGAATGGGAAAACTTCACCCGGAAGGGATCATCAAGGTCGTCAAAGGCCTGATCTTCTCGCCGATCATCGGTGGAGGCATCGCGTTCTTGATCATGCTCGGCATCCTCTGGAGCTGTCGGAACGTGCCGCCGGGAAAGAGTAATCGATGGTTCAAAGCCCTCCAGATGGTCTCGGCCAGCATCATGGCCTTCAGCCACGGCATGGGGGATGCGCAAAAATCGATGGGCATCATCGTGATGGCCTTGCTGGCCAGCAATTACATGGATCCCAGCCACGTCTACCTTCCAATGTGGGTGCGGCTGACCTGTGGCATCGCCATGGCCCTGGGGACGGCTTCCGGAGGCTGGCGCATCATCAAGACGCTCGGGCACAAGATGATCAAGCTCCAGCCGGTGCACGGGTTCGCAGCGGAAGCGGCAGCTTCCACCGTGATCCTCACCGCGTCCTCCTGGGGCGTGCCGGTTTCCACCACCCATTCGATCTCGGGGGCGATCATGGGCGTGGGCATGACCCGGCGACTGAATTCCGTCCGGTGGGATGTGGCGGGCCAGATGGTCTTCGCCTGGGTCCTCACCATTCCGGCCACCGCACTGATCGCCTTCACTTCGCAAAAATTGTTGGCTTTGGTGCTGTAA
- a CDS encoding prepilin-type N-terminal cleavage/methylation domain-containing protein, whose protein sequence is MSNPQARPLATPGTRGVTILELMVVLVILGIVAGLAYVKFDSFQRQAELRSSAQKLYQILSWARLESEKRGDTLLVRLGGLPEIGVYLDQNANGEIDNGEPLVLIDSLARTVQVFSPSTGPTDTAKPSGGFAKGALNCGPSSICCDFDGTYQGVTSWKAPSPDKSSVAICARNMPRMPSDIEDGAVYLESSESKVQEKWTIRMAKNSSKNPTLWTSAKSPTLPADWSQKR, encoded by the coding sequence ATGTCCAACCCCCAAGCCCGACCTCTGGCCACACCTGGAACGCGGGGCGTAACCATACTCGAACTGATGGTTGTCCTGGTGATCCTCGGCATCGTTGCCGGCCTTGCCTATGTCAAGTTCGATAGTTTCCAGCGCCAAGCGGAGTTGCGCTCGTCGGCCCAGAAGCTTTACCAGATCCTTTCCTGGGCGCGGCTGGAATCGGAAAAACGCGGCGATACGCTCCTGGTGCGGCTTGGTGGCCTTCCTGAAATCGGAGTGTATCTAGATCAGAACGCAAACGGAGAGATAGACAACGGCGAGCCCCTGGTCTTGATAGATTCTCTGGCGCGCACGGTCCAGGTGTTTTCTCCAAGCACAGGCCCGACAGACACGGCGAAACCCTCGGGTGGCTTTGCGAAAGGAGCGCTGAATTGCGGACCTTCATCAATTTGCTGCGATTTCGACGGGACCTACCAGGGAGTGACCTCTTGGAAAGCTCCCTCACCAGATAAGTCCAGTGTGGCAATCTGCGCCCGGAACATGCCCCGTATGCCCTCCGACATTGAAGACGGAGCTGTCTATTTGGAGTCGTCCGAATCCAAGGTCCAGGAAAAGTGGACGATCAGGATGGCCAAGAATTCCTCCAAAAATCCCACCCTCTGGACCTCAGCCAAGTCACCGACATTGCCCGCAGATTGGAGCCAGAAACGATGA
- a CDS encoding translation initiation factor IF-3, with the protein MPSTENRTRVNDMIRIPEVRLVGADSQQIGVVPTHIAKQMAQEQGYDLVEVAPMARPPVCRIMDFGKYRFEIAKKEKASKAKQHIVKVKEIKFHPRTDKNDYEYRLKHAIEFLEKGWKIKASVLFRGREMAHMDYGRRLLDQMVRDLEDQAVVEQAPSMEGRSLGLLLAPSRKKAKTEAAPDAKPEPTKPELKAAPAEN; encoded by the coding sequence ATGCCCTCCACCGAAAATCGCACGCGCGTCAACGACATGATCCGCATCCCCGAGGTGCGACTGGTCGGAGCCGACTCTCAGCAGATCGGGGTGGTTCCTACGCACATCGCCAAGCAGATGGCGCAGGAGCAAGGGTACGACTTGGTGGAGGTGGCCCCCATGGCTCGCCCCCCGGTGTGCCGCATCATGGACTTCGGGAAGTACCGCTTCGAGATCGCCAAAAAAGAAAAGGCCTCGAAAGCCAAGCAGCACATCGTGAAGGTCAAGGAGATCAAGTTCCATCCCCGGACCGACAAGAACGACTACGAATACCGCCTCAAGCACGCCATCGAGTTTCTGGAAAAGGGCTGGAAGATCAAGGCTTCCGTTCTGTTCCGTGGACGCGAAATGGCTCACATGGATTACGGCCGTCGGCTTTTGGACCAGATGGTCCGTGACCTGGAAGACCAGGCTGTCGTCGAGCAAGCCCCTTCCATGGAAGGACGCTCGCTCGGTCTGCTCCTGGCGCCTTCGCGGAAAAAAGCCAAGACGGAAGCTGCTCCCGACGCCAAGCCGGAGCCGACCAAGCCAGAACTGAAAGCGGCGCCGGCGGAAAATTGA